The genomic segment AATGACGACGTCCGTCGCGTGATCTCGGTGATCTATGATATCTTCTGCTCGTCCGCGCGGGACGGCCAGAAGTAAGCCCTCCCTCGCGGCACGCTAACAACAAGCGAACGCGGACGCGTATCGGACGTCTGCGCGCAAACGAGGGAACCCCATGCAGGACGCATCCGCCTGGATGCTCGCGTTGGCCGGCCTGTGCGTCGGCGTCACCGCCGGTTTCTTCGTGCGGCTGGCGCGGCTGTGCTCGTTCGGCGCAGTGGAAGATGCGCTGATGGGCGGCGACACGCGTCGCCTGCGGATCTTCGGTCTCGCGCTCGGCATCGCGCTGCTCGGCACCCAGGCACTGGTGATCGCGGGCCAGCTCGATCCCGGACAATCCAACTACACCGCCCCGGCGCTGCCGTTGATTTCGATCGCGATCGGCAGCGTGCTGTTCGGCATCGGCATGGCGTTCGTCGGCACCTGCGGTTTCGGCTCCCTGGTGCGGCTCGGCGGCGGCGATCTGCGCAGCTTCGTGGTGATCCTGGTGCTCGGCGGCGCCGCCTATGCGACCCTGCGCGGCATGTTCTCCGGCTTCCGCATCACCGTGCTGGAACGTTTCGCCATCACGATGCCGGAGGGCGTCAACACCGACCTCGCGGCACTGACGCAGCATCTGTCCGGCATGGATTTGCGCGCGGTGATCACCGCGCTCGGCGGCGGCGTGCTGTGCTTGATTGCGCTCGGCGACAAGCGGCTACGGCGAACGCCGCGGCTCCTGGCGGCCGGCGTCGCGCTCGGCGTGCTGACGGTGGTCGGCTGGCTCGCCACCACCAAGCTCGCTGACCCATTCGCTGGGCCGGTGCATCCGCAAAGCCTGACCTTCGTCTCGACGGTCGGCAAGGCCGTCTATGCGGGGCTGCTCAACGTCGCCAATTTCGCCGACTTTGGCGTCGGCACCGTGTTCGGCGTCGTCGCAGGCGCGTTTATTGCTGCTTGGCACACCGATGAGCTGCGCTGGGAAGCGTTCGACGACGACCATGAAATGCGCCGTCACGTCGCCGGCGCAGCGCTGATGGGGTTCGGCGGCATCCTGACCGGCGGCTGCACCATCGGCCAGGGCATCACCGCCGGGTCGGTGATGGCGCTGTCGTGGCCGATCGCCATTGTCGGCATGATGTTTGGCGCCCGTATCGGCATCGCCGTGCTGGTCGACGGCTCACCGCGTGAGCTGATCCGTCGCCGGTTCGATGCCTGGCGCGAGCTTCTGCAACGGCGCCGAGCACCGGCGCTTACGGCCGCAAATAAGCCCAGCCGTCGTCCTGCAGCTCCATCAGACGCACCGCACCCGACGGCACCGCACTCGCTTGCGGAATGAGGCTGACGGCGTGACCCTCATGCTTCTCCATGCCGGTCTTGGTGTTCTCGCAGGCCGCGAATTTGATGCTGGAGGGAAACGCGCCGTCGGCGATCTGCTTGATGCGATCCTTCACCGGCGATGAGTCGGTGCGCAGCATGTGCAGACCCGGGCCGAAGGTGACGACTTCGACCTGAACGTCCTCGTTCTTGGCCTTGTAGTACTCGATGATGTTGGCGGCGTTGTTGAGCGCAAGGTTCATCACCGCGGGGTCGTTCTGATCGACTTGGATGGCGACCCGGTGCGGCTTGGCATCGGCCGCAAAGCCAGGGGCCGCAGCGGCAATCAGCAGCCCTACCGCAGCGGCAGCCTTGAACAACAACTTCATCGTACTCCTCCCGGACGTTTGTTTGACGCGCACGCTAGCCGCACCGGCTGTCGCTGTCATCAAAGGATCAGCGGGGCCAAGTGATCACGTTGCCGTCAAGTCAGATGAGATGACTTGGGTCGTCATTCCGGGGCGCGAGCGCAGCTCGCGAACCCGGAATCTCTTGTCAAGCAACCTCGAGATTCCGGGTTCGCGCGTTTCACGCGCGCCCCGGAATGACTACCCTAACTCTCACCGCGTCGCCAGCGCAGCGATGGGAGCGAAGCGGCGGATGCCGAGCGCGGCGCCACCGACGATTCCGGCCACGGCGATGAACGACGGCAGCGCCAGCGTCGACAGGCCGGTGAGGCCCTGCCCGACCGAGCAGCCATAGGCCATCGCACCGCCGGCGCCCATCAGCGCAGCGCCGACCGTTGAGCGCAGCATGTGCGGCGCCGAGGTGAAGCCCTCCAGCTCAAACCGGCCGGTGAGCAACGCTGTCGCAGCACTGCCGGCGAACACGCCGACCGCGAGCGCAACGCCGAAGCTCAGCGTCAGTCCGGTTGAGAACATCGCATATTGCAGCGTATCGGCCAGCGGCGCGACGAAGCTCAGCGACGTCGCGGGGTTCGGGTTGAACTCGTCGGCACCGAAGTAACCGGTGGCGAGCCAGCCGCCGACGACCAGCAGGCCGATCACCAAGCCGGCGGCGATCTGGCCGGTGGCGCGACGGAACGAGCGATCGGAGAATGCGAAAACCAGCAATGCACCGGCCGCGATCAGCACCGCGGCGATCTGGGCGAAGGCCTCACCGAGGCCGAGCACGCCGATCAGCGACGGCACCGAGACGTGCGGCGGCGACACCTGGGTCCATTGCAGAAACGCGAGCCGAGCAGGCGCGATCAGTCCCTTCAGAGTCATCTGCGCCGCGACCGCGATGATCCCGACCACCAGCAGCGAGCGCAGATTGCCCTTGCCGAGCAACACCAGTGCGCGCGACGCGCAGCCGTTCGCCAGCACCATGCCGAGGCCGAACATCAGGCCGCCGAGGAAGATCAGCGGGGCGGAGAACGACGGCTGCAGATACAACGACTTGCCGATGTCGACATAGCCAAGGCCGGCGATCAGCTGAGTGCCGATGATCGCGACCGCCAGCGCCACTGCGTAGCTGCGCAGCTTGCGGCCATCGTCCTTGGTCCAGTAGTCGCGCAGTCCGCTCGTCAGGCAGAAGCCGCTAAGCAGCCCGGCGACGCCGAACGCAGCGCCGATCGCGAAGCCCAGCACGATCACCAATTCCGGCATCTGCATCGACCAGTCCTCCAGCCGGCGCGCCAATTGGCCGCCGTACGCGGCTGGATGTACGCATCGCC from the Rhodopseudomonas palustris genome contains:
- a CDS encoding YeeE/YedE family protein, giving the protein MQDASAWMLALAGLCVGVTAGFFVRLARLCSFGAVEDALMGGDTRRLRIFGLALGIALLGTQALVIAGQLDPGQSNYTAPALPLISIAIGSVLFGIGMAFVGTCGFGSLVRLGGGDLRSFVVILVLGGAAYATLRGMFSGFRITVLERFAITMPEGVNTDLAALTQHLSGMDLRAVITALGGGVLCLIALGDKRLRRTPRLLAAGVALGVLTVVGWLATTKLADPFAGPVHPQSLTFVSTVGKAVYAGLLNVANFADFGVGTVFGVVAGAFIAAWHTDELRWEAFDDDHEMRRHVAGAALMGFGGILTGGCTIGQGITAGSVMALSWPIAIVGMMFGARIGIAVLVDGSPRELIRRRFDAWRELLQRRRAPALTAANKPSRRPAAPSDAPHPTAPHSLAE
- a CDS encoding DsrE family protein → MKLLFKAAAAVGLLIAAAAPGFAADAKPHRVAIQVDQNDPAVMNLALNNAANIIEYYKAKNEDVQVEVVTFGPGLHMLRTDSSPVKDRIKQIADGAFPSSIKFAACENTKTGMEKHEGHAVSLIPQASAVPSGAVRLMELQDDGWAYLRP
- a CDS encoding YeeE/YedE family protein gives rise to the protein MQMPELVIVLGFAIGAAFGVAGLLSGFCLTSGLRDYWTKDDGRKLRSYAVALAVAIIGTQLIAGLGYVDIGKSLYLQPSFSAPLIFLGGLMFGLGMVLANGCASRALVLLGKGNLRSLLVVGIIAVAAQMTLKGLIAPARLAFLQWTQVSPPHVSVPSLIGVLGLGEAFAQIAAVLIAAGALLVFAFSDRSFRRATGQIAAGLVIGLLVVGGWLATGYFGADEFNPNPATSLSFVAPLADTLQYAMFSTGLTLSFGVALAVGVFAGSAATALLTGRFELEGFTSAPHMLRSTVGAALMGAGGAMAYGCSVGQGLTGLSTLALPSFIAVAGIVGGAALGIRRFAPIAALATR